Sequence from the Cucumis sativus cultivar 9930 chromosome 1, Cucumber_9930_V3, whole genome shotgun sequence genome:
tctctctctctctctctctttttttttttttactttttctaattgggaaatttatattttcaatcacCTACTTTAGTGAAAGATTAATAgttatgtaaaataatagtaaaaacgaatcttatattatttaaactagttgttatatatgttttaagaaaaataaattagtaagggaatgtttaaattatttttacctttCCAAATGGGGAAACTAGCTGGTGGAGAGCTGTAATTCTGTCACccaatttttcctttcttacctgaattttatttatttaatttcagcAGAAAGAAGCATTTTCAATAATCCACGCAACACATGtaaatttgtactaaaaagaagaagattaaatattataatgagtttgcttttgttttttttttttattattattattattctaatattGGGATGAAAATAACcctacaaataaaattaagaatcggaaaaaggagaaatggACAAGCAAGAAAGACAATTATATCATCACAATGAGAGATGTTTGTGTatggtttggtttttatttcCATGTGAgttagttttttagtttttgtttaaatctagaataaaaagatagaaattACCTTGAAAGTTGTTTGGTTTGAAGAGGATTGAACTCTTGCCTTCTTCACTGCCCCACCATTTACATTGCTATTGCACTAGTTAACAAATACAAACCccataaataaaatcaattgagAGATTCATAAAATCTCTAagtaatttattattagtgaattgaaaaaccaaaccCCAAATCAAAAAGAGCAAAAAAGGAGATTCAAAATCCCACTAATTAAGGGAACTATAGTCACCTTCAAAAAGTAATACTATCTTTTAACCGATCAAGTTATATGCAGATCATTTACAATATAAGTATTTCCATGAAAAATGGTTAATAGAGAGAAATCGCATGCAAGGGGTTACTGATCcataaagaaaatcaaaatcaaaccaacAAAAGCGTCTCTCCCCAAACTCcatactaaaattttgaacatatattaacaacaaaaattcaCAATAAAACtcttataatttgttataCTTACCTCAGAGGAGCGATCTAGTACTTGAGGAGGATTTCTAGGACGAGAATGATCAGCAAGAgatttgttgttattgttattattcgAAAAATCCAACATATTACTACTAAAACTTGTCACACATGATTGAGGAGAAGAAGATTGTATCATAGGCGaccaattttgttttgaagccACTAATTGATAATCGTCACCACCGACACCACCACCGACACCGCCACCGCCACTGCCACCTCCACCATGTCCATAGACATAGCTACTTGCATGAGGTGAGTGTTCTTTCTTGACATCAACTTGTTGTTGGTGTTGAGTGTTATTGTTATTGCTATTCAAAATCTCTTCTTCCCAATCCTCTAACTTTTTGGATTGGAACATTCCCATACACCCCTTTTGATCATCTTCACCAACCAATCCACCCCTatacaaaaacacaaaacaaaatcaaaacgaataacaaatgaaaattgaagtgaAGTAAAGTAgggttaaatttgaataaacaaaaagagaggGATTTACAAGAGGAGTTGGCTCCAAGATTCTGGAATTAGGTGATGATCTTGAGCATCATAGTAACAAttagaaggaaaaggaagtGAAGAGTGAGGGAAAAGaatattagaagaagaagaagaattattaGTATGATTAGGAGAAGAGTGTTGTGTGATTGTTGAGCTTCTCATACTTCCACTAATATTCATCATATTCCACCAATTAGGGTTTTCTGAACCCATCATTTGTTGCATAACTGAGCTTTGCAAAACCCCTCTATTCATCTCTAATTTACCTTCCCCttcctaacaaaaaaaaaaaaaaaccaaattaaaaaacaaaaccctatcgatcttttttcttcttgatcttcttctcttgttcttctttttagaaagaaaaaatggaagggTAGCCCAACAAGGCCTAAGCAAATAAACTCTGAATTTTCCTCTTACTCAAGTATAAGTAGAGGgtaaaatcaagtttttttttttaaaaaaaaagatagagaaTTTGAATAATCATAGAGTTTGAGAGAGAACCTTTgtctttatattatatctctctccctttcttcattctttattatttagcttttttttaacttttttttctttgctttttcttctGCTTTTACTTTATCTCAAAGCTGTGTGGGACAAGAAAGGTACTGTTAACAATTCccataaaatttacaaaaacaaaaatatggaTTTTTGTAGACTGACTTTGAGTACACAGGAATCCCATCATTCTTCACCTTACATTTTTTCCCCTTCATCATATCAAAATCCATATATAGTCACCTAACTTTTCTTATATGctatcatatatatacatcaaatttcattattcacacccaataaataaaaaataaagatacctttttttaaaatttcttttgtaaaaaagaaatagtagggttaaattagaattattaactttaatttctgtAGTCTTGCAGCTAAGGTTTTTTGCACTGTTTTGTTGATGTgatttactttattatttgtctTACTTTGGGTATACtatgataataaatttgaaagttgtgGCTAAAATTGTAAacacaacttttaaattaaccCCTAAAAATGTCATCATAGGGAATGTTTGGTAGTTACTTTAAATAACATGACTTCATAATCATGGTTACATTTGTCTTGTATTGAAATTATATGTGTGCTAGCTAGCCagcatatatattattcacaagaattaaaaatatctccTTAAATGTTATTTCATTTACAGTTTAAGAGGTTTCCTTTCTTGTATATTTCTTAAATGTGatataaaatcatttatcattttcattcaaactaaattatagTTTAGTTAAAATGAGTTCAGTTAAACATAATTAAcatgattttcttctttagaaGTCAATTTACAGTTCAAAATAATGCAAAAGCATGAGAGATTACTAGAAATAATATTCATTCCATGtcattcattaaaaaatatatattagtaattaatttgatttttttttgggtaaattTGTGGAGGATATAGATTTGAGAAAAGGAAAGCAGAACCAAATTGACTACAGTTTTCAAGATGAAGGTCAAATTCTAGATAATGGGTTGATTTCAATTTCCCAAATCTTtatgggtttttcttttattttttctttttggttggAGCAATTACTCGTACGTGTCTGTAAATATacatatcaaatatattacaaagtTTACATATTTTGTTCGATGAACATCAAAAACAGTGTAACAGTGTGTTTGGTTTAATGTTaataagttattttcaaaaacattgaATCATTTGGCAAACCTATCAATATagctttaattttgaaaccgtattttcaaatgttattttagaaaaaatatatataaaaataattcttttattagaataaaattacgTTGAACCCTAATTGGTTCATAAAcgttttattgtttaataaacCATCCATTTCTAATagatattagaaaaaaataaaaaaaaacttagtgtgttgattattttgttcaatatttagacCAGGGGATGAAGATGAGTAATGAAAGTGTTACatataagaataattaaattattgatcaTGATAAAAGCTAGTAAATGAGAACTTGACCATCCCAATAAAGTTGACACAActtcaacaaataataataatagtaataatcataataataaatcttaactcattcaaaatatttctaaagaTACATTAGACAATGGAATTGGAAGATGTTAAAAGAAGATCTACTACACATTTTCATCTAAatgaaaagtttcataaaaaagttattaaaaaaatcaagaaaagaaTTGAGTTAATATGGGGACTACCAAAAGTTATAGAGTCGACCATTACAAGAATCCAAATATGTATTTacttgagaaaaagaaatgagcataaaaggaaaaagaataacaaaatgaggagattttataaaaataagttagTAGATTGTTTTGGTTATATGAATATACAGATAAGAAAAAACTGATGTACCATAATACAAATAAAGGCACTGTTGTAGTACCcatttgagtttgattttgataagTGTTTCAATTGATGAGTGTGGGAAGAGAGAAAGGGTTAGTTAGTTTAGAGAGTTAGAGTAGTTTAGGGAGTGGTGTCTTTGTCCGTACCCCCAAAAATCTTTGTCGGAGGGTGTACTGTCTTTTACTATAACTACAACACCATTTCCTTCTtccattcatattttaattttctttataactccatctctctctctctctctctctctctctctctattaaTACCaatatattccttttttttccctttctcccAAGCTCTCTTATATGTTCCACCATTCAACACAAACAAAACTCCTAACATTCTCCTCCTTGTCTTCTTTCTCTCCCTTCatattctctttctctctcttctccattttccttttcaataaCTATAAACCGCTTCTACTTCTTTCAAAgttctccttctcttttttatttactttttctgCATCTCCACTGCTACAACAAACACATTATAAATATCTAACtctctttcaatttaattaaccaATTCATGcaacattatatttatatgtatactCATTTTATGTTACATTACATTCTTGTTTCAACTACAATCTAATTTAAACAACTTAAAACCACTGCATAAACCA
This genomic interval carries:
- the LOC101207910 gene encoding transcription factor bHLH68 isoform X2 — protein: MNRGVLQSSVMQQMMGSENPNWWNMMNISGSMRSSTITQHSSPNHTNNSSSSSNILFPHSSLPFPSNCYYDAQDHHLIPESWSQLLLGGLVGEDDQKGCMGMFQSKKLEDWEEEILNSNNNNTQHQQQVDVKKEHSPHASSYVYGHGGGGSGGGGVGGGVGGDDYQLVASKQNWSPMIQSSSPQSCVTSFSSNMLDFSNNNNNNKSLADHSRPRNPPQVLDRSSECNSNVNGGAVKKARVQSSSNQTTFKVRKEKLGDRITALHQLVSPFGKTDTASVLLEAIGYIRFLQSQIEALSLPYLGNTSGSTRQHQHQQHSLLNENCLKRKGVSEQEEEGKKDLRSRGLCLVPVSCTLQVGSDNGADYWAPAFGGGGGGGVFR
- the LOC101207910 gene encoding transcription factor bHLH68 isoform X1 — translated: MNRGVLQSSVMQQMMGSENPNWWNMMNISGSMRSSTITQHSSPNHTNNSSSSSNILFPHSSLPFPSNCYYDAQDHHLIPESWSQLLLGGLVGEDDQKGCMGMFQSKKLEDWEEEILNSNNNNTQHQQQVDVKKEHSPHASSYVYGHGGGGSGGGGVGGGVGGDDYQLVASKQNWSPMIQSSSPQSCVTSFSSNMLDFSNNNNNNKSLADHSRPRNPPQVLDRSSECNSNVNGGAVKKARVQSSSNQTTFKVRKEKLGDRITALHQLVSPFGKTDTASVLLEAIGYIRFLQSQIEALSLPYLGNTSGSTRQHQHQQHSLQGERNCVFPEDPGQLLNENCLKRKGVSEQEEEGKKDLRSRGLCLVPVSCTLQVGSDNGADYWAPAFGGGGGGGVFR
- the LOC101207910 gene encoding transcription factor bHLH68 isoform X3, with product MNRGVLQSSVMQQMMGSENPNWWNMMNISGSMRSSTITQHSSPNHTNNSSSSSNILFPHSSLPFPSNCYYDAQDHHLIPESWSQLLLGGLVGEDDQKGCMGMFQSKKLEDWEEEILNSNNNNTQHQQQVDVKKEHSPHASSYVYGHGGGGSGGGGVGGGVGGDDYQLVASKQNWSPMIQSSSPQSCVTSFSSNMLDFSNNNNNNKSLADHSRPRNPPQVLDRSSECNSNVNGGAVKKARVQSSSNQTTFKTDTASVLLEAIGYIRFLQSQIEALSLPYLGNTSGSTRQHQHQQHSLQGERNCVFPEDPGQLLNENCLKRKGVSEQEEEGKKDLRSRGLCLVPVSCTLQVGSDNGADYWAPAFGGGGGGGVFR